The Candidatus Lernaella stagnicola sequence ACAAGGCGGCGTTAACCACGCCGTCGGTTGTCGCCGACGACGAAAACGGCAGTGCGATATCCGATGAATGGGGTGGCCTAGAACCGACGGACAAGCAAATGGGAATGGTCCAATTCACGCTGGACAAAGGCGTGAGAACCACGGTAGTCGGCACCGTCTACGGACTCGATTTCGAGATCGAAGGAGACGGCTATTCGCTGCGCGTCTTTTTCGATTACTACAACCGGCGTTTGAAGGTCCTCGACTACGAAGCCGAGGATTATTCGGGGATGATCAAACGCATGGCCCATCTGGCCGAGGCAAACAGCTTTGACAAGGTGTTCATCAAGGCTCGGCTGAAAGATTTCCAAATCTTCCTATCGCACGGCTACATGATGGAAGGCGTCCTGCGTTACTATTTCCACGGCGAAGACGCTTACGTACTGTCACGCTTTTCGTCGCTGGAACGAGCAAGCAGCGACGCGCTGGTCAAAGAAGCCGAATTAATTGAAAACCTGATCTACGGCGAGCGGCCCAAACGCGAGCTCCCACCCCTTGATTCGGACGTGGTAATCACCCGCGCCAAACTCGAGCACATCCCGGCTTTGGTTCAAATTTACCGCAGCGTGTTTGAAACCTATCCATCTCCGCTAACCAATCCGGATTACATCAAGGCCACCATGGATCGTAAGTCCATCTATTGCCTGGCGTTAAAGAACGGCGCGGCTGCTGCCGCGGCCAGCGCGGATATCAGCGGCAAGCACGGCAACGCCGAGATGACCGATTGCGCCACTGATCCGGCCATGCAAGGAAAGGGCTTGATGAAACATATCCTCCTGAATTTGGAGGACGATCTGCGGCAGCAAGGCGTGCAAACCGCCTATACCCTCGCAAGGGCGATGAGTGTGGGTATGAACAGTGTGTTCTACCGCCTCGGATACGAGTTTTCGGGCCGCCTGATCAACAACTGCGACATTTTCGGCCAATTCGAGGACATGAATATTTGGGTGAAGCGTTTGGCGTTTCCGGCCCGTTAAGCGAGCCTTCCCGTTTATTCACTCGTCGAGATCAACGACAAACACGCGGTGAATCCCGCCATCGGCAACGAAGGCCTTGGTAAGGAAAGCGCCCTCCCCCTTCTCGATGCTGCGCCACAAGCGCGGCTTGAATTTCATCAATTCGCCATCGACGTAAACAGCGTCGACGCCGTACTTCGCCAGCCAATTCCGCAGGCTTTCGGCGTTCCAACCCTCGTCGGTTTGCAGGCTCGACATATCCCGGTAGCTCTGCAGCGCACCCACAACCACGGTCGGTGAGAAAGCCGCGATCGCTTGGTTCGCGCCGAAATGCGCCCGCAGAAACGCCATGGACGCTTCGTCGGGTGATCCCCCCAGCGCACGGCATTTCACATGAATGCCGGGAATGAGTACCGCCGCCACGAAAAGAGGCAGGAAAACCAACGCCGCCGCGCGCGCGTACCCTCTGGTCACCAAGAGGCCCGCCGCGAGCACGGAGGCGAAAAAGCCGCTCGTCAACAAGAGCAGCGCCATGCTCCCGGCGATCAATGCTCCCAGGCAAATCGCGAGCACGATCACCAAGAAGCCCTGCAGCATCCGGCGACTCGCTTTTCCGCTCAAGCAGGTTTGCAGGCCGACGGCGGCCAACGCCAGCAGCGACGAAAACGAAAAAGCGAGGTATTCGGCTCGGAAGAAAGTAATGAAGTACGCCAGCAAATAGGCCGGCCACAGCGCCAGCAAATACAATTCGGTACGCCGGCCGCCTTGGACCAACGACCACGCCCCAATCAACGCGAGCAAAATGAGCAACGGCGCTTTCTCCGAGCCGTAAGCGTCCGAAATTTTGGCGGGCAGCGTGGCGATTGTGCGGCCGAGCCGCCGAAGGAAGGCCCGCGGATTGTGGGAAATCGCTTTCATGATGGAGTGATCGTTCGCGGCCGGTGATCCGTAAAGCGATTCGGACGCGCGCATACCGGCTACGGGCACGAAATCGGCCCCAACCTCGTCGGCGAAAACGAAACCCTCGCCCTGCGTAAACGCCAAATAGGCGCGTTCCTTCAAATGCCAATGGAAATCGCCCGTCACCACGCCGTAGCAGGCAAGATACTGACCGACAATCAACAAAAAGGGCACGAGCGAGGCGACGACGAATCCAAGAAGTTTTTTGCGGCGGAAACCAATCCACAACGACATCGCGAAAAACAACACAAACAAGACGAGCCCGTCGTTGCGGGACAACGCGGCCAAAGACACCAACACCGAGGCCGCCGCGACCGCTTTCCATCGCCCGGTGCGCGCGGCGTCAAGAACGAACACCAGCGCAAGAGCGGCAAAAGCGGCAAAGAGGCCGTCGCTGGAGTTGTTGAGAAGCACGGCCGAAGGCGCCAACGCCACGAACAACACGGGAAAGACGAGGGGCGAAATTGTTTTGCGGTAATGGGCGGCGAAAAGCAGGCAGCCTCCCCAAAGCAAAAACAGCATCACGAAACGGCCGACGGTGGCCGCTTTGAGCAGCCAGAAAACGTCTTGTTTCAATCCGGCGTACGGCGCGACGTATAAGAAGCCGGTGAGCGGATTCTCTGCCGGTGCGACCCACTCGAGTTCGGCAAGGGCACGGCCGTTGGAAATGTAAAACGATTCGTCCCAGTTTATTTCGGCAAGGTTCGGAAAAAGCCGTGGCGTGAGAAGCAGGATATCCATCGCGATCAAGAGCGCAATTGCGGGGACGAGAAACCATCGCGTGTTAATGCCGTGGACGCTGAGCGGGCGATCCTCGATCGACAGGGCGACCTCCGCCAAAAAGATAAGAATGGTCCGGGCGAAACGGATGTTGGCCGGGCTTTTGCCTTACGCCGCTAAAGCGCCTTTTTCTTCAGCGCGACGATGAACACTTCGATGCTTTCCTTGCGCGTCGCCTCAGGTCGTACGCACCGCACTTTCTCGTAGGCGTCTTTCACATCGCGAAGCAACGCCTCGAAATCCGGCCCCTGGAAAATCTTGGTCACAAAAGCCGAGCCCGGCGCGCCCAAGCGCAGCGCCCACTGGAAAGCCAACCGCGCCAATTCGGCGCTCCGCGCCTGGTCGACATTGCGCACGCCCGTGGTATCCGGCGCCATGTCGGATAACACAACGTCAAAGGGCTTGGTTTCCTCGCCCAGATCCACGCCTTCGAGAAGATCGCCGACGATCGTGCGAACTTGCGGCGCCTGCACGTCGGTCGGCCGGAGATCAATACCGACAACTCGGCCCGATGCCGTCACTTTTTGCGCGGCGTATTGGAGCCAACCGCCCGGAGCGCAGCCCAGGTCGAGCACCCGCGCCCCTGGGACGAACAGGGAGACGCGGCGGTCGATTTCCGCCAGCTTATACACGGCGCGCGAGGCGTAGCCTTCGTCTTTGGCACGCTGGGCAAAGTGATCCCAACGCGGGTCACCGCTGGTGGGCTTGCCGCTCTTGGCTTTTCCTATTTGCTTGGCGTCGCCGCGCCGCCGTTTGTCCAGGCGTAATCGCATGGCGGCAGCTTAGCCTACGCCGCCGCCGAGCAAAAGGCGTTACGGCGATTCGTTAAAGTAGGTGCGCGAGTCTTTCGCCCAATCCTCGGGGCGCTGGTCCATTACTTGCTCGCCCAGCACGACCTCGAAAAAGGAGCGGTCATTGCGCGCGAAGCGGTCCCAGTTGCCCCGCGCCAGCAGACGGCACGTCAAATGCACGTCGTCGTGCGCCGGCTCGGAAAGATACACGGCTAGGTTGAAGCTGTTGCGGTTCAAGTCACGGTACCAACGCTGCAGGCGCAGCAGGCCGTCGATCATCTCGGCGGCCAACTCGTCGGTGAGGGCATCAAACGACGCGGGCACAGGCGCCACGCCCCACGTTTCCAAATAACCCTGCGGCGCCCACATGTGCAGCCAGTCCCAGGAACCGGTGCGGCCCACGTAGCGCTCGCCGAGGCGGCGCTCGGTTTCCACCAACAACGGCCAAAAGGGCCGATCGTGACGCACGGCGGCTTCGATTTGGCAGCGGCGCAAGGTCTCGGTGAACGTGGGGCCCTGCGCGTCGGCCTGCACTTGCAGGTGCGGATGCACGAGGGTGCCGCCGCTGGCCGGCAGGTGGTTTTGGGTGATCACGCCCATGCGCATGGCGGGGTCGGCGGCGCGAATCTTCAGCAGGTAATCGCGGCTGAGCAGCACGGCGTCGAGCAATTCGTCGGCGTCGTAATCGCCCACCTCTGTGTAGTGCTGCGGGCCGATCACCGTCACCACGCTGTACGGGCCGTAAGGGGCGATGTTGGGGAACAGAAACGCCTTGCCGCGTCGCATGAAACGAACGCCGAAGCGCTCTTCATCCAGGGCGCAGGCGCGTTGGTCAATCACGTCGGGGCAAAACGGACAGTCTTCGTAGCTGGCCGCGATCGGTTCGGATAAATCGGGCCACGCCGTCGAGCGAAGGTTTTTGCCGACCACCCGTGGCGGCGTGATGCGCGTACGGTGACCGGTCAGCGGGCAGATGCGGATCTCCGTCGGCAGTTCCACCATGGCGAATTCACGCCGGGGGTCGCCGAAACGGGCCGTGACGATCTCGCGTTGAAACTCAATCATGGTGTCCAAAACTCGCCAGCGCCCCAAGGGCGCGATGCAGTTGCCGCCGGTAGCGCGGGCGCATAAAGCCCGGCCGCCAACGGCCGCTCCCCACGTTGTCACTAACCACGACCACCGCCGCGGCGCGAACTTTGCGCAAACGGGCGACGGCGTAGAGGGCCGAAATTTCCATTTCCACCAGCGAGCAACCCTTTTCCCGATACGTCGCGACGCGCGCGGGCGTTTCGTAAAAAAGCGTGCCGGTGGTCCATACTTTTTGACGTTGGGTCGCGAGGCCGCACTGTTCGAAGTGCGCCTTCAGGCGGTCGAGAAGTTCCGGGTCGGCGGCGAAATCGCGCTCGCCGGGAAAGTAGGTCGGCGAAACGCCCTCGTCGGCGTGGGCCGATTCGACCAAACACAAATCGCCGAAACGCAGGGAGTCGTCCAGCGCGCCGGCCAGGCCGAAAAAGAGTAGCTCCTTGGCCCCTAGCGCAACGGCCTCTTCGGCGACGACGGCCGCGTGGGGCGCGCCCAAAAACGGCCCGATGACGCCGGCCGCGCCGGGTGTCGGCGGTTCGTAGTAACGTGATTCTCCGAAGTTTCGCGCCCGCCGGCGGTCGACACCGAGATGAGCCAGGTAGCCCTGCAAGTGCTTGCGCAGCGGGACGAGTACGACACGCGGTGTGACAGCCCGTCGCAGCTTGGTGGTGGTTGTCGGTGAAATCAGCGGTCGATCGGCGTCGTGCATGGGCGGTGTTGTATCGCACTTGG is a genomic window containing:
- the ablB gene encoding putative beta-lysine N-acetyltransferase, whose protein sequence is MSASKTELESDKAALTTPSVVADDENGSAISDEWGGLEPTDKQMGMVQFTLDKGVRTTVVGTVYGLDFEIEGDGYSLRVFFDYYNRRLKVLDYEAEDYSGMIKRMAHLAEANSFDKVFIKARLKDFQIFLSHGYMMEGVLRYYFHGEDAYVLSRFSSLERASSDALVKEAELIENLIYGERPKRELPPLDSDVVITRAKLEHIPALVQIYRSVFETYPSPLTNPDYIKATMDRKSIYCLALKNGAAAAAASADISGKHGNAEMTDCATDPAMQGKGLMKHILLNLEDDLRQQGVQTAYTLARAMSVGMNSVFYRLGYEFSGRLINNCDIFGQFEDMNIWVKRLAFPAR
- a CDS encoding RlmE family RNA methyltransferase; its protein translation is MRLRLDKRRRGDAKQIGKAKSGKPTSGDPRWDHFAQRAKDEGYASRAVYKLAEIDRRVSLFVPGARVLDLGCAPGGWLQYAAQKVTASGRVVGIDLRPTDVQAPQVRTIVGDLLEGVDLGEETKPFDVVLSDMAPDTTGVRNVDQARSAELARLAFQWALRLGAPGSAFVTKIFQGPDFEALLRDVKDAYEKVRCVRPEATRKESIEVFIVALKKKAL